The following coding sequences lie in one Spirosoma sp. KUDC1026 genomic window:
- a CDS encoding LiaI-LiaF-like domain-containing protein — translation MKPRNGLFWGIFLLTLGILFLARRNDWLDVNWHTLVDFWPVLLILAGVNVILERRGNPAAFVTTVMLAVAVPVTLFGLFSPNRDRSEYGFRWDNDNEDNDGNADEDESDADDEDANDDYQSERNKRRLEGDGVKTNTFAEPMQEDTREAVFKLAGGAGRFIISNPSSELIKVDTRNSIGNYSMSVERDATTRIPTIELMPTKENQTIDLKDGNYENRVDVHLNTKPVWTMDVGLGAGQGELDLSAYAVKQLKVEGGAIDIDLKMGAKADQSDVKLDVGAASVTIRVPKEVGCKIKKDGALNLNQLDDFTDVGGGEYLSPGYDAAKKKMLIRFDGGISSFKVVRY, via the coding sequence ATGAAACCACGTAACGGATTATTCTGGGGTATATTTCTGCTGACGTTGGGAATCCTGTTTCTGGCGCGTCGGAATGATTGGCTGGACGTAAACTGGCACACACTGGTCGATTTTTGGCCCGTGCTGCTGATTCTGGCCGGGGTGAACGTCATTCTGGAACGTCGGGGCAACCCGGCTGCTTTTGTCACGACGGTGATGCTGGCTGTTGCTGTGCCGGTTACGTTATTCGGACTCTTTTCCCCGAACCGGGATCGGTCCGAGTACGGGTTCCGCTGGGATAATGACAATGAGGATAACGACGGTAATGCTGACGAGGACGAGTCGGATGCTGATGATGAAGATGCCAACGACGACTACCAATCCGAACGTAACAAACGTCGGTTGGAAGGGGATGGCGTAAAGACCAATACGTTTGCCGAACCCATGCAGGAAGATACGCGCGAAGCGGTGTTCAAACTGGCGGGTGGTGCTGGTCGGTTTATCATTAGTAATCCATCCAGCGAGCTGATCAAGGTAGATACGCGAAATAGTATCGGTAATTATTCGATGTCGGTGGAGCGGGATGCAACGACACGCATTCCGACAATTGAACTGATGCCGACGAAAGAAAATCAGACGATTGATCTGAAAGACGGCAACTACGAAAATCGGGTCGATGTGCACCTTAACACCAAACCCGTCTGGACAATGGACGTAGGCCTGGGGGCTGGCCAAGGGGAGCTGGATCTGAGCGCCTATGCCGTTAAGCAATTAAAGGTTGAGGGGGGCGCCATCGACATTGATCTAAAAATGGGGGCCAAAGCCGATCAATCGGATGTGAAGCTTGACGTGGGTGCTGCGTCGGTAACCATTCGCGTACCGAAAGAAGTGGGCTGTAAAATCAAGAAAGATGGAGCCCTGAATCTGAACCAGCTCGATGACTTCACCGACGTTGGTGGGGGGGAATACTTAAGTCCCGGCTACGATGCCGCGAAAAAGAAGATGTTGATTCGCTTCGATGGCGGCATCTCCAGCTTCAAAGTAGTTCGGTACTAA